The following are encoded together in the Phaseolus vulgaris cultivar G19833 chromosome 9, P. vulgaris v2.0, whole genome shotgun sequence genome:
- the LOC137821183 gene encoding uncharacterized protein isoform X1: MPESNHKEIQIRALTGESITLPVTPTTTLHHLKLLLRQSFPPATTSPNFHLFFKGDKLRLHTQIASYPIQHNEFLVLIPFTKKEKEPSTTSDSLQPNVPHTTNASGSTSDLADSTWSSIKEDLSLLRDATENNASNSELGKEKSLETSTEGALGSAKQIELPYHLILNTLRDTSDGPLGEHNCEVFVKVLESVNCLSELPFGHCKLLKRARSKGGGGGGLRKRVSDGAICLCPPWLKILVKAFAFVNIFSAFIYMQLRDLTSILLEEALSELAKFGVKLGLGDIKNLSLLCPHLVCFRDDVEKTSFDDIIVILNHSTGNDDLVEDNPKRVRKWLYVSKTVSTLKRRDSSFRKILGWAFEQLPYEFGDEMTVGISLEELLAAVKDDDFVKKEDKSKRVKRRKTTSKSDLNHIGCHDTKSLLAVEMIDHLKKGIGSEGQIVHIEDICARKAIYSKNHIDLSEKMRSALKCIGVSKFYSHQAESIQASLHGENVVVATMTSSGKSLCYNLPVLEVLSMNSSSCALYIFPTKALAQDQLRALLHMTKGFDNDFNIGIYDGDTSHSERMWLRDNSRLLITNPDMLHISILPHHQQFSRILSNLRFVVIDESHTYKGTFGSHTALILRRLKRLCSHVYGSVPSFVFSTATSANPREHSMELANLSTLELFQNDGSPSTRKLFVLWNPALRPKAIIKKTQFAMGTDELADESANFVRSSPIVDVSRLFAEMVQHGLRCIAFCKSRKLCELVLSYTREILHETAPWLVDSICAYRGGYIAEERRKIESSFFGGKIRGVAATNALELGIDVGEIDATLHLGFPGSIASMWQQAGRGGRRDKPSLAVYVAFGGPLDQYFMTHPNKLFERPIECCHVDSQNKKILEQHLVCAAHEYPLCVNYDEQYFGPCLEGVIISLKTRGYLSSVLSSDSSTIWNYIGPEKLPSHAVNIRAIENVRYSVIDQKKNEVLEEIEESKAFFQVYEGAVYMCQGKTYLVEKLDLSNKTAFCKEADLKYYTKTRDYTDIHVIGGNVAYPLKVETNMFPKSNARADVCKVTTTWFGFYRIWRGSNQIFDTVDLALPHYSYESQAVWVPVPLSIKEAVVKQNFDFRGGLHAASHAILHVVPLHITCNLSDLAPECPNPHDTRFYPERILIYDQHPGGCGISVQVQPYFTKFLEAALELLTCCCCSAEVGCPNCVQSFVCHEYNEVLHKDAAIMIIKGILEAGN, translated from the exons ATGCCAGAGAGCAACCATAAGGAAATCCAAATCCGCGCCCTAACTGGCGAATCAATCACTCTTCCCGTCACCCCCACCACAACCCTCCACCACCTCAAGCTTCTCCTCCGCCAATCATTTCCCCCGGCCACCACCTCCCCCAATTTCCACCTCTTTTTCAAG GGTGACAAATTGCGATTGCACACTCAAATTGCCTCTTACCCCATCCAACACAACGAGTTTCTCGTCCTCATTCCGTTTaccaaaaaggaaaaggaaCCTTCTACAACATCCGACTCTCTTCAGCCTAATGTTCCTCACACTACCAATGCTTCAGGTTCAACCTCTGATCTCGCGGATTCTACGTGGTCCTCCATAAAGGAGGATTTATCACTTTTACGCGACGCTACTGAGAATAATGCGTCTAATTCCGAGTTAGGAAAAGAAAAATCGTTGGAGACCTCAACCGAAGGGGCTTTAGGTTCTGCGAAGCAGATAGAGCTTCCGTATCATCTCATACTGAACACATTGAGGGACACTAGCGATGGTCCTCTTGGCGAGCACAATTGCGAGGTTTTCGTCAAGGTTTTGGAGTCCGTCAATTGTTTATCGGAACTGCCGTTCGGACACTGCAAGTTGCTGAAAAGAGCTCGTTCGAAAGGAGGTGGTGGCGGCGGCCTGAGAAAACGTGTCAGTGACGGTGCTATATGTTTGTGTCCACCGTGGTTGAAGATACTGGTGAAGGCGTTTGCATTTGTGAACATCTTTTCCGCGTTTATTTATATGCAGCTTAGAGATTTGACCTCGATTCTGCTTGAGGAGGCGCTTAGTGAGCTTGCTAAGTTTGGGGTTAAACTTGGCCTCGGTGACATTAAGAATCTTTCGCTTCTTTGTCCACAT TTGGTATGTTTCAGGGATGATGTAGAGAAGACAAGTTTTGATGATATCATTGTTATCCTTAATCATTCAACAGGCAATGATGATCTAGTTGAAGACAATCCTAAAAGAG TGCGCAAGTGGTTGTATGTTTCAAAGACTGTCAGTACATTGAAGAGAAGGGACAGTTCTTTCCGTAAAATTCTAGGGTGGGCTTTTGAACAACTACCG TACGAATTTGGAGATGAGATGACTGTGGGGATTTCCTTGGAAGAGTTGCTTGCAGCAGTCAAGGATGATGATTTTGTCAAAAAAGAAGACAAATCAAAACGTGTAAAGAGAAGAAAAACTACCTCAAAATCTGACTTAAACCATATTGGGTGTCAT GACACAAAGTCATTACTGGCTGTGGAGATGATTGATCATCTTAAGAAAGGAATTGGATCAGAAGGGCAG ATTGTGCACATTGAAGACATATGTGCCAGAAAAGCGATTTACAGTAAGAACCATATTGATCTATCAGAGAAAATGAGATCTGCACTGAAGTGTATTGGGGTTTCCAAATTTTACAGTCACCAG GCAGAGTCTATACAAGCTTCCCTTCATGGTGAAAATGTTGTTGTGGCTACAATGACATCTAGTGGCAAATCCCTTTGCTATAATCTACCAGTCCTAGAAGTGTTGTCCATGAATTCATCTTCATGTGCTTTGTACATATTTCCCACAAAG GCATTAGCTCAAGATCAACTAAGAGCGTTGTTACACATGACAAAAGGATTTGATAATGACTTTAATATTGGTATATATGATGGTGATACTTCTCACAGTGAGAGGATGTGGCTCCGTGATAATTCTAGATTG TTGATCACAAATCCAGATATGTTACACATATCAATCTTGCCCCATCATCAACAGTTTAGTCGGATTTTATCAAACCTAAG GTTTGTGGTAATTGATGAAAGTCATACTTACAAGGGAACATTTGGAAGTCACACTGCCCTTATCTTGAGGAGGCTAAAACGACTCTGTTCACATG TATATGGATCTGttccttcttttgttttttctacTGCAACTTCTGCAAATCCTCGGGAGCATTCTATG GAACTTGCAAATTTATCTACGCTGGAGCTATTTCAGAATGATGGAAGTCCATCTACAAGGAAACTTTTTGTCCTTTGGAACCCTGCTTTGCGTCCAAAAGCT ATCATTAAAAAAACTCAGTTTGCTATGGGTACTGATGAGTTGGCTGATGAAAGTGCTAATTTTGTTCGTTCAAG CCCAATTGTGGATGTTTCACGTCTTTTTGCAGAAATGGTTCAGCATGGTCTTCGCTGTATTGCATTTTGTAAATCACGGAAACTTTGTGAGCTTGTTTTATCCTACAC CCGTGAGATTCTTCATGAGACAGCCCCGTGGCTGGTGGATTCGATATGTGCATATCGTGGTGGCTACATCGCAGAg gaaagaagaaaaatagagaGTTCATTTTTTGGTGGTAAAATACGTGGTGTTGCGGCAACTAATGCTCTTGAGTTGGGCATTGATGTTGGAGAAATTGATGCCACTCTGCATCTAGGATTTCCTGGTAGTATTGCAAG CATGTGGCAACAAGCTGGTAGAGGTGGGAGGAGAGATAAACCATCTCTTGCTGTCTATGTTGCATTCGGGGGCCCTCTGGATCAATACTTCATGACACATCCCAATAAACTTTTTGAAAGACCAATTGAATGTTGTCATGTTGATTCTCAAAACAAGAAG ATTCTTGAGCAACATTTGGTCTGTGCTGCTCATGAATACCCTCTATGTGTGAACTACGATGAACAATATTTTGGTCCTTGCTTGGAGGGTGTAATAATTTCTCTAAAAACTAGAGGATACTTGAGTTCTGTTCTATCTTCTGATTCTTCTACAATATGGAACTACATTGGCCCTGAG AAATTACCCTCACATGCAGTCAATATCCGAGCAATAGAAAATGTAAGATACAGTGTCATagatcagaaaaaaaatgaagtccTTGAAGAGATAGAGGAAAGCAAGGCATTCTTTCAG GTATATGAAGGTGCTGTGTATATGTGCCAGGGGAAAACCTATTTGGTTGAAAAATTAGATCTATCTAATAAAACTGCTTTCTGCAAAGAGGCTGATCTAAAGTATTATACAAAGACTCGAGATTACACTGATATTCATGTCATTGGGGGTAATGTT GCCTATCCACTCAAGGTAGAAACCAACATGTTTCCAAAATCAAATGCCCGGGCTGATGTATGCAAAGTAACAACTACTTGGTTTGGTTTTTATCGTATTTGGAGAGGAAGCAATCAAATCTTTGATACTGTTGACCTCGCACTTCCTCATTACTCATACGAGTCACAG GCAGTTTGGGTTCCTGTGCCACTGTCAATAAAAGAAGCAGTAGTCAAGCAAAATTTTGATTTCCGTGGAGGTCTGCATGCTGCTTCACATGCAATTTTACACGTAGTGCCTTT ACATATCACATGCAACTTGTCTGACTTGGCTCCTGAATGTCCAAACCCTCATGATACCCGATTTTACCCGGAAAGAATTCTAATATATGATCAACATCCCGGAGGATGTGGAATTTCAGTACAG GTTCAACCCTATTTTACAAAGTTCCTGGAAGCCGCACTAGAGCTTCTCACATGTTGCTGCTGCTCAGCGGAAGTGGGTTGCCCTAATTGTGTTCAG AGCTTTGTTTGCCATGAATATAACGAGGTTTTGCACAAGGATGCAGCCATCATGATTATTAAG GGTATTCTGGAGGCGGGAAACTAG
- the LOC137821183 gene encoding uncharacterized protein isoform X2 produces the protein MPESNHKEIQIRALTGESITLPVTPTTTLHHLKLLLRQSFPPATTSPNFHLFFKGDKLRLHTQIASYPIQHNEFLVLIPFTKKEKEPSTTSDSLQPNVPHTTNASGSTSDLADSTWSSIKEDLSLLRDATENNASNSELGKEKSLETSTEGALGSAKQIELPYHLILNTLRDTSDGPLGEHNCEVFVKVLESVNCLSELPFGHCKLLKRARSKGGGGGGLRKRVSDGAICLCPPWLKILVKAFAFVNIFSAFIYMQLRDLTSILLEEALSELAKFGVKLGLGDIKNLSLLCPHLVCFRDDVEKTSFDDIIVILNHSTGNDDLVEDNPKRVRKWLYVSKTVSTLKRRDSSFRKILGWAFEQLPYEFGDEMTVGISLEELLAAVKDDDFVKKEDKSKRVKRRKTTSKSDLNHIGCHDTKSLLAVEMIDHLKKGIGSEGQIVHIEDICARKAIYSKNHIDLSEKMRSALKCIGVSKFYSHQAESIQASLHGENVVVATMTSSGKSLCYNLPVLEVLSMNSSSCALYIFPTKALAQDQLRALLHMTKGFDNDFNIGIYDGDTSHSERMWLRDNSRLLITNPDMLHISILPHHQQFSRILSNLRFVVIDESHTYKGTFGSHTALILRRLKRLCSHVYGSVPSFVFSTATSANPREHSMELANLSTLELFQNDGSPSTRKLFVLWNPALRPKAIIKKTQFAMGTDELADESANFVRSSPIVDVSRLFAEMVQHGLRCIAFCKSRKLCELVLSYTREILHETAPWLVDSICAYRGGYIAEERRKIESSFFGGKIRGVAATNALELGIDVGEIDATLHLGFPGSIASMWQQAGRGGRRDKPSLAVYVAFGGPLDQYFMTHPNKLFERPIECCHVDSQNKKILEQHLVCAAHEYPLCVNYDEQYFGPCLEGVIISLKTRGYLSSVLSSDSSTIWNYIGPEKLPSHAVNIRAIENVRYSVIDQKKNEVLEEIEESKAFFQVYEGAVYMCQGKTYLVEKLDLSNKTAFCKEADLKYYTKTRDYTDIHVIGGNVAYPLKVETNMFPKSNARADVCKVTTTWFGFYRIWRGSNQIFDTVDLALPHYSYESQAVWVPVPLSIKEAVVKQNFDFRGGLHAASHAILHVVPLHITCNLSDLAPECPNPHDTRFYPERILIYDQHPGGCGISVQVQPYFTKFLEAALELLTCCCCSAEVGCPNCVQGILEAGN, from the exons ATGCCAGAGAGCAACCATAAGGAAATCCAAATCCGCGCCCTAACTGGCGAATCAATCACTCTTCCCGTCACCCCCACCACAACCCTCCACCACCTCAAGCTTCTCCTCCGCCAATCATTTCCCCCGGCCACCACCTCCCCCAATTTCCACCTCTTTTTCAAG GGTGACAAATTGCGATTGCACACTCAAATTGCCTCTTACCCCATCCAACACAACGAGTTTCTCGTCCTCATTCCGTTTaccaaaaaggaaaaggaaCCTTCTACAACATCCGACTCTCTTCAGCCTAATGTTCCTCACACTACCAATGCTTCAGGTTCAACCTCTGATCTCGCGGATTCTACGTGGTCCTCCATAAAGGAGGATTTATCACTTTTACGCGACGCTACTGAGAATAATGCGTCTAATTCCGAGTTAGGAAAAGAAAAATCGTTGGAGACCTCAACCGAAGGGGCTTTAGGTTCTGCGAAGCAGATAGAGCTTCCGTATCATCTCATACTGAACACATTGAGGGACACTAGCGATGGTCCTCTTGGCGAGCACAATTGCGAGGTTTTCGTCAAGGTTTTGGAGTCCGTCAATTGTTTATCGGAACTGCCGTTCGGACACTGCAAGTTGCTGAAAAGAGCTCGTTCGAAAGGAGGTGGTGGCGGCGGCCTGAGAAAACGTGTCAGTGACGGTGCTATATGTTTGTGTCCACCGTGGTTGAAGATACTGGTGAAGGCGTTTGCATTTGTGAACATCTTTTCCGCGTTTATTTATATGCAGCTTAGAGATTTGACCTCGATTCTGCTTGAGGAGGCGCTTAGTGAGCTTGCTAAGTTTGGGGTTAAACTTGGCCTCGGTGACATTAAGAATCTTTCGCTTCTTTGTCCACAT TTGGTATGTTTCAGGGATGATGTAGAGAAGACAAGTTTTGATGATATCATTGTTATCCTTAATCATTCAACAGGCAATGATGATCTAGTTGAAGACAATCCTAAAAGAG TGCGCAAGTGGTTGTATGTTTCAAAGACTGTCAGTACATTGAAGAGAAGGGACAGTTCTTTCCGTAAAATTCTAGGGTGGGCTTTTGAACAACTACCG TACGAATTTGGAGATGAGATGACTGTGGGGATTTCCTTGGAAGAGTTGCTTGCAGCAGTCAAGGATGATGATTTTGTCAAAAAAGAAGACAAATCAAAACGTGTAAAGAGAAGAAAAACTACCTCAAAATCTGACTTAAACCATATTGGGTGTCAT GACACAAAGTCATTACTGGCTGTGGAGATGATTGATCATCTTAAGAAAGGAATTGGATCAGAAGGGCAG ATTGTGCACATTGAAGACATATGTGCCAGAAAAGCGATTTACAGTAAGAACCATATTGATCTATCAGAGAAAATGAGATCTGCACTGAAGTGTATTGGGGTTTCCAAATTTTACAGTCACCAG GCAGAGTCTATACAAGCTTCCCTTCATGGTGAAAATGTTGTTGTGGCTACAATGACATCTAGTGGCAAATCCCTTTGCTATAATCTACCAGTCCTAGAAGTGTTGTCCATGAATTCATCTTCATGTGCTTTGTACATATTTCCCACAAAG GCATTAGCTCAAGATCAACTAAGAGCGTTGTTACACATGACAAAAGGATTTGATAATGACTTTAATATTGGTATATATGATGGTGATACTTCTCACAGTGAGAGGATGTGGCTCCGTGATAATTCTAGATTG TTGATCACAAATCCAGATATGTTACACATATCAATCTTGCCCCATCATCAACAGTTTAGTCGGATTTTATCAAACCTAAG GTTTGTGGTAATTGATGAAAGTCATACTTACAAGGGAACATTTGGAAGTCACACTGCCCTTATCTTGAGGAGGCTAAAACGACTCTGTTCACATG TATATGGATCTGttccttcttttgttttttctacTGCAACTTCTGCAAATCCTCGGGAGCATTCTATG GAACTTGCAAATTTATCTACGCTGGAGCTATTTCAGAATGATGGAAGTCCATCTACAAGGAAACTTTTTGTCCTTTGGAACCCTGCTTTGCGTCCAAAAGCT ATCATTAAAAAAACTCAGTTTGCTATGGGTACTGATGAGTTGGCTGATGAAAGTGCTAATTTTGTTCGTTCAAG CCCAATTGTGGATGTTTCACGTCTTTTTGCAGAAATGGTTCAGCATGGTCTTCGCTGTATTGCATTTTGTAAATCACGGAAACTTTGTGAGCTTGTTTTATCCTACAC CCGTGAGATTCTTCATGAGACAGCCCCGTGGCTGGTGGATTCGATATGTGCATATCGTGGTGGCTACATCGCAGAg gaaagaagaaaaatagagaGTTCATTTTTTGGTGGTAAAATACGTGGTGTTGCGGCAACTAATGCTCTTGAGTTGGGCATTGATGTTGGAGAAATTGATGCCACTCTGCATCTAGGATTTCCTGGTAGTATTGCAAG CATGTGGCAACAAGCTGGTAGAGGTGGGAGGAGAGATAAACCATCTCTTGCTGTCTATGTTGCATTCGGGGGCCCTCTGGATCAATACTTCATGACACATCCCAATAAACTTTTTGAAAGACCAATTGAATGTTGTCATGTTGATTCTCAAAACAAGAAG ATTCTTGAGCAACATTTGGTCTGTGCTGCTCATGAATACCCTCTATGTGTGAACTACGATGAACAATATTTTGGTCCTTGCTTGGAGGGTGTAATAATTTCTCTAAAAACTAGAGGATACTTGAGTTCTGTTCTATCTTCTGATTCTTCTACAATATGGAACTACATTGGCCCTGAG AAATTACCCTCACATGCAGTCAATATCCGAGCAATAGAAAATGTAAGATACAGTGTCATagatcagaaaaaaaatgaagtccTTGAAGAGATAGAGGAAAGCAAGGCATTCTTTCAG GTATATGAAGGTGCTGTGTATATGTGCCAGGGGAAAACCTATTTGGTTGAAAAATTAGATCTATCTAATAAAACTGCTTTCTGCAAAGAGGCTGATCTAAAGTATTATACAAAGACTCGAGATTACACTGATATTCATGTCATTGGGGGTAATGTT GCCTATCCACTCAAGGTAGAAACCAACATGTTTCCAAAATCAAATGCCCGGGCTGATGTATGCAAAGTAACAACTACTTGGTTTGGTTTTTATCGTATTTGGAGAGGAAGCAATCAAATCTTTGATACTGTTGACCTCGCACTTCCTCATTACTCATACGAGTCACAG GCAGTTTGGGTTCCTGTGCCACTGTCAATAAAAGAAGCAGTAGTCAAGCAAAATTTTGATTTCCGTGGAGGTCTGCATGCTGCTTCACATGCAATTTTACACGTAGTGCCTTT ACATATCACATGCAACTTGTCTGACTTGGCTCCTGAATGTCCAAACCCTCATGATACCCGATTTTACCCGGAAAGAATTCTAATATATGATCAACATCCCGGAGGATGTGGAATTTCAGTACAG GTTCAACCCTATTTTACAAAGTTCCTGGAAGCCGCACTAGAGCTTCTCACATGTTGCTGCTGCTCAGCGGAAGTGGGTTGCCCTAATTGTGTTCAG GGTATTCTGGAGGCGGGAAACTAG
- the LOC137821183 gene encoding uncharacterized protein isoform X3: protein MPESNHKEIQIRALTGESITLPVTPTTTLHHLKLLLRQSFPPATTSPNFHLFFKGDKLRLHTQIASYPIQHNEFLVLIPFTKKEKEPSTTSDSLQPNVPHTTNASGSTSDLADSTWSSIKEDLSLLRDATENNASNSELGKEKSLETSTEGALGSAKQIELPYHLILNTLRDTSDGPLGEHNCEVFVKVLESVNCLSELPFGHCKLLKRARSKGGGGGGLRKRVSDGAICLCPPWLKILVKAFAFVNIFSAFIYMQLRDLTSILLEEALSELAKFGVKLGLGDIKNLSLLCPHLVCFRDDVEKTSFDDIIVILNHSTGNDDLVEDNPKRVRKWLYVSKTVSTLKRRDSSFRKILGWAFEQLPYEFGDEMTVGISLEELLAAVKDDDFVKKEDKSKRVKRRKTTSKSDLNHIGCHDTKSLLAVEMIDHLKKGIGSEGQIVHIEDICARKAIYSKNHIDLSEKMRSALKCIGVSKFYSHQAESIQASLHGENVVVATMTSSGKSLCYNLPVLEVLSMNSSSCALYIFPTKALAQDQLRALLHMTKGFDNDFNIGIYDGDTSHSERMWLRDNSRLLITNPDMLHISILPHHQQFSRILSNLRFVVIDESHTYKGTFGSHTALILRRLKRLCSHVYGSVPSFVFSTATSANPREHSMELANLSTLELFQNDGSPSTRKLFVLWNPALRPKAIIKKTQFAMGTDELADESANFVRSSPIVDVSRLFAEMVQHGLRCIAFCKSRKLCELVLSYTREILHETAPWLVDSICAYRGGYIAEERRKIESSFFGGKIRGVAATNALELGIDVGEIDATLHLGFPGSIASMWQQAGRGGRRDKPSLAVYVAFGGPLDQYFMTHPNKLFERPIECCHVDSQNKKILEQHLVCAAHEYPLCVNYDEQYFGPCLEGVIISLKTRGYLSSVLSSDSSTIWNYIGPEKLPSHAVNIRAIENVRYSVIDQKKNEVLEEIEESKAFFQVVTSTS, encoded by the exons ATGCCAGAGAGCAACCATAAGGAAATCCAAATCCGCGCCCTAACTGGCGAATCAATCACTCTTCCCGTCACCCCCACCACAACCCTCCACCACCTCAAGCTTCTCCTCCGCCAATCATTTCCCCCGGCCACCACCTCCCCCAATTTCCACCTCTTTTTCAAG GGTGACAAATTGCGATTGCACACTCAAATTGCCTCTTACCCCATCCAACACAACGAGTTTCTCGTCCTCATTCCGTTTaccaaaaaggaaaaggaaCCTTCTACAACATCCGACTCTCTTCAGCCTAATGTTCCTCACACTACCAATGCTTCAGGTTCAACCTCTGATCTCGCGGATTCTACGTGGTCCTCCATAAAGGAGGATTTATCACTTTTACGCGACGCTACTGAGAATAATGCGTCTAATTCCGAGTTAGGAAAAGAAAAATCGTTGGAGACCTCAACCGAAGGGGCTTTAGGTTCTGCGAAGCAGATAGAGCTTCCGTATCATCTCATACTGAACACATTGAGGGACACTAGCGATGGTCCTCTTGGCGAGCACAATTGCGAGGTTTTCGTCAAGGTTTTGGAGTCCGTCAATTGTTTATCGGAACTGCCGTTCGGACACTGCAAGTTGCTGAAAAGAGCTCGTTCGAAAGGAGGTGGTGGCGGCGGCCTGAGAAAACGTGTCAGTGACGGTGCTATATGTTTGTGTCCACCGTGGTTGAAGATACTGGTGAAGGCGTTTGCATTTGTGAACATCTTTTCCGCGTTTATTTATATGCAGCTTAGAGATTTGACCTCGATTCTGCTTGAGGAGGCGCTTAGTGAGCTTGCTAAGTTTGGGGTTAAACTTGGCCTCGGTGACATTAAGAATCTTTCGCTTCTTTGTCCACAT TTGGTATGTTTCAGGGATGATGTAGAGAAGACAAGTTTTGATGATATCATTGTTATCCTTAATCATTCAACAGGCAATGATGATCTAGTTGAAGACAATCCTAAAAGAG TGCGCAAGTGGTTGTATGTTTCAAAGACTGTCAGTACATTGAAGAGAAGGGACAGTTCTTTCCGTAAAATTCTAGGGTGGGCTTTTGAACAACTACCG TACGAATTTGGAGATGAGATGACTGTGGGGATTTCCTTGGAAGAGTTGCTTGCAGCAGTCAAGGATGATGATTTTGTCAAAAAAGAAGACAAATCAAAACGTGTAAAGAGAAGAAAAACTACCTCAAAATCTGACTTAAACCATATTGGGTGTCAT GACACAAAGTCATTACTGGCTGTGGAGATGATTGATCATCTTAAGAAAGGAATTGGATCAGAAGGGCAG ATTGTGCACATTGAAGACATATGTGCCAGAAAAGCGATTTACAGTAAGAACCATATTGATCTATCAGAGAAAATGAGATCTGCACTGAAGTGTATTGGGGTTTCCAAATTTTACAGTCACCAG GCAGAGTCTATACAAGCTTCCCTTCATGGTGAAAATGTTGTTGTGGCTACAATGACATCTAGTGGCAAATCCCTTTGCTATAATCTACCAGTCCTAGAAGTGTTGTCCATGAATTCATCTTCATGTGCTTTGTACATATTTCCCACAAAG GCATTAGCTCAAGATCAACTAAGAGCGTTGTTACACATGACAAAAGGATTTGATAATGACTTTAATATTGGTATATATGATGGTGATACTTCTCACAGTGAGAGGATGTGGCTCCGTGATAATTCTAGATTG TTGATCACAAATCCAGATATGTTACACATATCAATCTTGCCCCATCATCAACAGTTTAGTCGGATTTTATCAAACCTAAG GTTTGTGGTAATTGATGAAAGTCATACTTACAAGGGAACATTTGGAAGTCACACTGCCCTTATCTTGAGGAGGCTAAAACGACTCTGTTCACATG TATATGGATCTGttccttcttttgttttttctacTGCAACTTCTGCAAATCCTCGGGAGCATTCTATG GAACTTGCAAATTTATCTACGCTGGAGCTATTTCAGAATGATGGAAGTCCATCTACAAGGAAACTTTTTGTCCTTTGGAACCCTGCTTTGCGTCCAAAAGCT ATCATTAAAAAAACTCAGTTTGCTATGGGTACTGATGAGTTGGCTGATGAAAGTGCTAATTTTGTTCGTTCAAG CCCAATTGTGGATGTTTCACGTCTTTTTGCAGAAATGGTTCAGCATGGTCTTCGCTGTATTGCATTTTGTAAATCACGGAAACTTTGTGAGCTTGTTTTATCCTACAC CCGTGAGATTCTTCATGAGACAGCCCCGTGGCTGGTGGATTCGATATGTGCATATCGTGGTGGCTACATCGCAGAg gaaagaagaaaaatagagaGTTCATTTTTTGGTGGTAAAATACGTGGTGTTGCGGCAACTAATGCTCTTGAGTTGGGCATTGATGTTGGAGAAATTGATGCCACTCTGCATCTAGGATTTCCTGGTAGTATTGCAAG CATGTGGCAACAAGCTGGTAGAGGTGGGAGGAGAGATAAACCATCTCTTGCTGTCTATGTTGCATTCGGGGGCCCTCTGGATCAATACTTCATGACACATCCCAATAAACTTTTTGAAAGACCAATTGAATGTTGTCATGTTGATTCTCAAAACAAGAAG ATTCTTGAGCAACATTTGGTCTGTGCTGCTCATGAATACCCTCTATGTGTGAACTACGATGAACAATATTTTGGTCCTTGCTTGGAGGGTGTAATAATTTCTCTAAAAACTAGAGGATACTTGAGTTCTGTTCTATCTTCTGATTCTTCTACAATATGGAACTACATTGGCCCTGAG AAATTACCCTCACATGCAGTCAATATCCGAGCAATAGAAAATGTAAGATACAGTGTCATagatcagaaaaaaaatgaagtccTTGAAGAGATAGAGGAAAGCAAGGCATTCTTTCAGGTTGTGACTTCTACTTCCTAG